One genomic window of Acetomicrobium thermoterrenum DSM 13490 includes the following:
- a CDS encoding LmeA family phospholipid-binding protein, with amino-acid sequence MKLKKKTISSIFRSFLKICLACSIITLILPFNRAYGSSVEKLATAFTKELTPEQAIIIVDNPPTDDGYVGHLYVNLKGAVLEGLRIDEISLEAKDVYFNPPAKWDEKLRPQKVAEVSFEARLLEDDINKALKEYELKDKKWSNFKFDLRDGQIVAIAVYEQPLLLFKLNVLVKLSGKLEVVDKDKIYLVDYKLYADGFRLPEQATRDLVENVQPLLDFSEFMFPVKLDSVYNDEEALFIRTKEKPEPFDSAHQWTYSLASESVVSR; translated from the coding sequence ATGAAGTTAAAGAAAAAAACAATTTCTTCAATATTTAGAAGTTTTTTAAAGATTTGTCTTGCCTGCTCGATAATAACCCTTATTTTGCCCTTCAATCGAGCCTACGGTTCATCGGTAGAAAAACTTGCGACGGCCTTCACTAAAGAACTTACTCCAGAGCAAGCTATTATAATCGTCGACAACCCACCGACAGATGACGGATATGTGGGTCATTTGTATGTAAACTTAAAGGGGGCAGTTTTAGAAGGTTTAAGGATCGATGAAATATCACTCGAAGCAAAGGACGTATACTTTAACCCTCCAGCAAAATGGGATGAAAAACTGCGCCCCCAAAAAGTAGCAGAAGTATCATTTGAAGCCCGATTGCTTGAGGACGACATTAATAAAGCTTTAAAAGAATACGAACTAAAGGACAAAAAATGGAGCAACTTCAAGTTCGATTTGAGAGATGGCCAGATTGTCGCCATTGCCGTCTATGAGCAACCCCTGCTTCTTTTTAAACTCAACGTGCTGGTCAAGCTATCGGGTAAACTGGAAGTAGTCGATAAAGATAAGATATATTTGGTAGATTACAAACTTTACGCTGACGGCTTCCGACTTCCCGAACAGGCGACACGAGATCTCGTTGAAAATGTACAACCACTTCTTGACTTCAGTGAGTTTATGTTTCCCGTTAAACTGGACTCTGTCTATAATGACGAAGAAGCTCTATTTATACGCACTAAAGAAAAACCTGAACCATTTGACAGCGCCCACCAATGGACTTACTCCTTAGCTAGCGAAAGTGTCGTATCTCGGTAA
- the serS gene encoding serine--tRNA ligase, with translation MLDIKWIRENPDVARRMLQNRGYEYPLDELLDLDSLRRQKLIEVEGLKAKRNEGSKKVAKLKSKGEDPSDLMEEIRNINEDIKVLDKEVQDIEENLRDLLLQIPNKPHESVPVGKSEEDNVVVRSVGELPKFDFEPKPHWELGEKMGMMDFEAGIKLAGSRFTVLRGNGARLARALINFMLDLHTREHGYLEFEPPFIVNSKTMTGTGQLPKFANDLYHCDSDDLWLIPTAEVPLTNMHAEEILDEDLLPLYYTAYTPCFRREAGSHGRDVRGMLRQHQFDKVELVKICTPETSYDELEKLTQNAEEVLKRLGLPYRVVCLCTGDMGFAASKTYDLEVWLPSQNTYREISSCSNCEDFQARRMNTRYKPRGAKGTRFVHTLNGSGIAVGRCLIAIMENYQQADGSIKIPDALVPYMKGLTEIRHFR, from the coding sequence TTGCTTGATATCAAATGGATCAGAGAAAATCCGGATGTGGCAAGGAGGATGCTCCAAAACAGAGGCTACGAATATCCTCTTGATGAACTTTTAGATCTGGATTCTTTGCGTAGACAAAAGTTAATTGAGGTAGAGGGTTTAAAAGCAAAAAGAAACGAGGGATCCAAAAAGGTTGCTAAGTTAAAATCTAAGGGCGAAGACCCCTCTGACTTGATGGAAGAAATAAGAAATATCAACGAAGACATCAAAGTCCTGGACAAAGAAGTTCAGGATATCGAAGAAAATCTTAGAGATTTATTGCTCCAGATCCCTAATAAGCCTCATGAATCCGTTCCTGTCGGCAAATCGGAGGAAGATAATGTTGTAGTGCGTTCTGTGGGTGAACTGCCAAAGTTTGACTTTGAGCCCAAACCTCACTGGGAACTGGGCGAAAAGATGGGTATGATGGATTTTGAGGCTGGCATAAAGTTGGCTGGAAGCAGGTTTACAGTTTTGAGAGGAAATGGAGCGCGTTTAGCTAGGGCGCTGATAAATTTCATGTTGGACTTGCATACGCGCGAACATGGCTACTTGGAATTTGAACCCCCTTTCATCGTGAACTCTAAAACCATGACGGGAACGGGACAATTGCCAAAGTTTGCCAATGATCTGTACCATTGCGACAGCGATGACTTATGGCTGATTCCTACAGCCGAAGTCCCCCTTACCAATATGCACGCCGAAGAAATCTTGGATGAAGACCTATTGCCCCTTTATTATACTGCATACACGCCTTGTTTTAGAAGAGAAGCAGGCAGTCACGGTCGGGATGTGAGGGGCATGCTTCGACAGCATCAATTTGATAAAGTAGAGCTTGTAAAAATATGCACGCCGGAGACGAGTTACGATGAATTGGAGAAGCTCACTCAAAATGCAGAAGAGGTGTTGAAAAGACTAGGACTTCCCTATCGCGTCGTATGTTTGTGTACCGGCGATATGGGATTTGCTGCCAGCAAGACCTATGACCTGGAGGTATGGTTGCCCTCTCAAAATACATACAGGGAAATCAGTTCTTGCAGTAATTGCGAAGACTTTCAAGCCAGACGCATGAATACGCGTTATAAACCTCGGGGTGCGAAGGGAACACGCTTCGTTCACACCTTAAATGGCTCAGGCATAGCCGTTGGCAGGTGTCTCATAGCGATAATGGAAAATTATCAGCAGGCCGATGGATCGATCAAAATCCCCGATGCATTGGTGCCTTATATGAAAGGACTTACCGAGATACGACACTTTCGCTAG
- the ribH gene encoding 6,7-dimethyl-8-ribityllumazine synthase: MRVLQGNLIGEGQRVALVASRFNELITNKLIEGAKDILFRHGVRPQDVDLYWVPGAWELPLIAEELALSGDYDAVIPLGAIIRGDTPHFDYVASEVSKGLAKIALEQRVPVVFGVLTCDNLEQALLRAGSKAGNKGAEAAMAALEMVNLLSQIRNQKGGTQIA, translated from the coding sequence ATGCGTGTTCTTCAGGGCAATCTTATAGGAGAAGGCCAAAGGGTAGCATTGGTGGCCTCTCGATTTAATGAGTTGATAACAAATAAATTAATCGAAGGGGCCAAGGATATTTTATTTAGACATGGCGTCAGGCCGCAGGATGTCGATTTATATTGGGTTCCCGGTGCTTGGGAATTACCCTTGATAGCCGAGGAGTTGGCTCTATCGGGCGACTACGACGCAGTTATCCCCTTAGGGGCAATTATTCGAGGAGATACTCCTCATTTCGATTACGTGGCCTCAGAGGTCTCGAAGGGCTTGGCAAAGATTGCACTGGAACAACGAGTACCTGTTGTTTTTGGCGTGCTTACCTGCGACAATTTGGAGCAGGCCTTGCTCAGGGCAGGCAGCAAGGCGGGGAATAAGGGCGCGGAAGCGGCTATGGCGGCTTTAGAAATGGTCAATTTGCTCTCTCAGATACGAAATCAGAAAGGTGGTACTCAAATTGCTTGA
- a CDS encoding bifunctional 3,4-dihydroxy-2-butanone-4-phosphate synthase/GTP cyclohydrolase II, which produces MALSDEVFASPEEAIDLIKEGKMIIVVDDEDRENEGDLLMAASKVTSESINFMTKYGRGLVCVPLTEERARQLDLEPMVTHSTDPHGTAFTVSVDAKNGTTTGISAEDRAATAQLLADPCAKSSDFRRPGHMFPLIARKGGVLKRAGHTEAAVDLARLAGLEPVGVICEIMNDDGTMARLPQLIEFAKKFGLKIMTIKSLIRYRHLREKLVERVSTVDLPTEYGKFVAHAYRWILDDDPDMLHIALVKGDIKEDDEVLVRVHSECLTGDVFGSLRCDCGPQLHRAMQMIEQEGKGIVLYMRQEGRGIGLYKKLKAYELQEKGLDTVEANIKLGVSPDLRDYGVGAQILFDLGVRKLRLMTNNPKKVIGLEGYGLEVIDRVPIEVEANSYNLNYLKTKKEKLGHLFD; this is translated from the coding sequence ATGGCCCTATCAGATGAGGTTTTCGCTTCACCGGAAGAAGCCATCGATCTTATCAAAGAGGGTAAGATGATAATTGTTGTAGACGACGAGGACAGAGAGAACGAAGGGGATTTGCTCATGGCGGCCTCGAAGGTCACGTCGGAGTCCATCAATTTTATGACCAAATACGGAAGGGGGTTGGTGTGCGTTCCCCTGACGGAGGAAAGGGCAAGACAATTGGATTTAGAGCCCATGGTTACGCACAGCACGGACCCTCACGGTACAGCTTTTACCGTTTCTGTCGATGCGAAAAATGGTACAACGACGGGAATATCCGCTGAAGATAGAGCTGCCACTGCCCAACTCCTGGCGGATCCATGCGCTAAAAGCTCGGATTTTCGCCGTCCTGGCCATATGTTTCCCCTTATAGCCAGGAAGGGTGGAGTATTAAAAAGAGCTGGCCACACTGAAGCTGCGGTGGACTTGGCAAGACTTGCAGGTTTAGAGCCGGTTGGGGTAATATGCGAGATAATGAACGATGACGGCACCATGGCAAGGTTGCCCCAGTTAATTGAATTTGCAAAAAAATTCGGGCTCAAAATAATGACTATAAAGAGTTTAATACGCTACAGACACTTACGGGAGAAGCTCGTTGAGAGAGTTTCTACTGTGGATCTTCCCACTGAGTATGGTAAATTCGTTGCCCATGCCTATAGATGGATATTGGACGATGATCCTGACATGTTGCATATAGCTCTTGTTAAAGGAGATATAAAGGAAGACGATGAAGTGTTGGTGCGAGTTCATTCCGAATGTCTCACGGGAGATGTTTTTGGATCCTTGAGGTGCGATTGTGGGCCACAACTTCATAGGGCAATGCAGATGATAGAACAAGAAGGAAAAGGTATTGTGCTTTATATGCGACAAGAGGGCAGGGGAATAGGGTTATATAAAAAGCTAAAGGCATATGAACTTCAGGAAAAAGGATTGGATACTGTTGAGGCCAATATTAAACTTGGAGTGAGCCCCGATTTAAGGGACTATGGCGTTGGTGCACAGATACTTTTCGATTTAGGGGTAAGAAAGCTGCGCCTAATGACCAATAATCCCAAGAAAGTTATTGGTTTAGAGGGATATGGCTTGGAGGTTATCGATAGGGTACCTATCGAGGTGGAGGCAAACTCCTATAACTTAAATTATCTAAAGACTAAAAAAGAAAAACTGGGGCATCTATTTGATTGA
- a CDS encoding riboflavin synthase, producing the protein MFTGLVETIGIVLSLDRRGDVTNLTIEAPEISGELALNESVSVSGACLSVVKRERSCFVAEMMGETVTVTKLGFLKPFDKVNLERALKVGDRLGGHIVLGHVEGVGFVSGISRKTETIVLRVKADPSLIRYILPKGSIAVDGVSLTVIDVEENLFTVGVIPSTLKLTTLGDLKVGDMVNLETDIIGKYIERFLRGPLSSSGERQNDLTWEKLARYGWS; encoded by the coding sequence ATGTTTACGGGCTTAGTCGAAACAATTGGCATAGTGTTGTCCCTGGATAGGCGTGGCGATGTAACGAACTTGACGATTGAAGCTCCAGAGATTTCGGGGGAACTTGCCCTAAACGAATCCGTTTCTGTATCGGGTGCATGTCTAAGCGTCGTCAAAAGAGAACGCTCCTGTTTTGTGGCTGAAATGATGGGAGAAACAGTTACTGTGACCAAGTTGGGCTTTTTAAAGCCCTTTGATAAAGTAAACTTAGAGAGGGCTTTAAAAGTAGGCGATCGCCTGGGTGGTCATATAGTATTGGGTCATGTGGAAGGTGTTGGTTTTGTAAGCGGGATATCGAGGAAGACGGAGACTATCGTGTTGAGAGTTAAAGCCGACCCTTCTCTGATTCGTTATATTCTCCCAAAGGGATCCATTGCCGTCGATGGCGTTAGTTTGACGGTTATAGATGTTGAAGAAAATTTATTTACTGTTGGTGTCATTCCAAGCACGCTAAAGCTTACGACCCTTGGCGATCTCAAGGTGGGGGATATGGTGAATCTTGAAACGGATATAATAGGCAAATATATAGAACGGTTTTTGAGGGGTCCGCTTAGTTCTAGCGGAGAAAGACAAAACGATTTAACATGGGAAAAATTAGCTCGTTACGGTTGGAGTTAA